A window of the Corallococcus exiguus genome harbors these coding sequences:
- a CDS encoding MlaE family ABC transporter permease gives MSTTALAWLGRSAMRAVGGVGALALVAGRTAWGLRRLERRELARGLVQFGYGSLPLALATAALAGVIVVVQASLYIQRFGARAFLGWAAGYGVLWEFGPLLLGLIMSARIGARNAAELATLKVGGQIEGLRGIGLDPFALLVAPRVVAMELSMLGLSTFTFLVSILCEAVAAKLTLDLPVRVFFGTFAQMLNPSDILGGVVKTGAFGLAISLVSTAVGLRAKGGARAVGEAAASAVVLGCAAIFLLDFLLTSLLSKVLA, from the coding sequence GTGAGCACCACCGCCCTGGCCTGGCTGGGACGCTCGGCGATGCGGGCGGTGGGCGGCGTGGGAGCGTTGGCCCTGGTCGCGGGCCGCACGGCCTGGGGTCTGCGCAGGCTGGAGCGGCGCGAGCTGGCGCGAGGGCTGGTGCAGTTCGGCTACGGCTCGCTGCCCCTGGCGTTGGCGACGGCGGCGCTGGCGGGCGTCATCGTGGTGGTGCAGGCGTCGCTCTACATCCAGCGCTTCGGGGCGAGGGCCTTCCTGGGATGGGCCGCGGGCTACGGCGTGCTGTGGGAGTTCGGCCCGCTGTTGCTGGGGCTGATCATGTCGGCGCGGATCGGCGCGAGGAACGCGGCGGAGCTGGCCACGCTGAAGGTGGGCGGACAGATTGAAGGCCTGCGAGGCATTGGCCTGGATCCGTTCGCGCTGCTGGTGGCGCCCCGCGTGGTGGCCATGGAGCTGAGCATGCTGGGGCTGAGCACGTTCACGTTCCTGGTGTCCATCCTCTGCGAGGCGGTGGCGGCGAAGCTCACGTTGGACCTGCCGGTGCGGGTGTTCTTCGGGACGTTCGCGCAGATGCTGAATCCCTCCGACATCCTCGGGGGCGTGGTGAAGACGGGAGCGTTCGGGCTGGCCATCTCGCTGGTGTCCACGGCGGTGGGGCTCCGGGCGAAGGGAGGAGCCCGCGCCGTAGGCGAGGCCGCGGCGAGCGCGGTGGTGCTGGGCTGCGCGGCCATCTTCCTGTTGGACTTCCTGCTGACGTCGCTGCTGTCGAAGGTGCTCGCATGA
- a CDS encoding TolC family protein, with translation MPTVRRALFAAPLGACLCALAPDAFAQTPPAPSPAPATEAPASAFPKPPMPSGDAAPLTLERAVELASQKNEAVLAAGQSAEAAQARVARARAFFLPTITAAGTYTRRLRESTREVGGQTVVLQKYNALGAVFSGRMALFDARGFPLYKAAKLESEAFKLDAVETRRQVSFSAANAFLVTLANQQVYQAAEQRLAYAKQSLADAQARASSGLASTNDVTRAELELATAHSNLAAALGTAETSRLELGYLLVEPVQGGLAPPEPLLADAIQPTPPLELLTEGATDRRPDILSARLRVRSLRENAKEPLARLLPSLGASAQYRLTNEAGLNGNVGDGFLALDLTWTLFDGGARYADRDERVANANVAELNTQAATRRVPVDIEQARVNLETARAALAQSEQAAKAARKNAAETGILYRQGLSTALTLADASLSLFEAEVALAQNRYGLGVALLGLRAAVGLNPLGKEP, from the coding sequence ATGCCTACCGTCCGCCGTGCCCTCTTCGCCGCGCCACTGGGTGCCTGCCTCTGCGCGCTGGCCCCGGACGCCTTCGCCCAGACGCCTCCGGCCCCGTCTCCGGCGCCCGCCACCGAGGCTCCCGCCAGCGCCTTCCCCAAGCCGCCGATGCCGTCCGGCGATGCCGCGCCGCTGACGCTGGAGCGCGCCGTGGAGCTCGCCTCGCAGAAGAACGAGGCCGTGCTCGCCGCGGGGCAGTCGGCCGAGGCCGCCCAGGCCCGCGTCGCCCGCGCCCGCGCCTTCTTCCTGCCCACCATCACGGCCGCTGGCACCTACACGCGGCGCCTGCGTGAGTCCACGCGCGAGGTCGGCGGACAGACCGTCGTGCTCCAGAAGTACAACGCCCTGGGCGCGGTCTTCTCCGGCCGCATGGCCCTCTTCGACGCGCGCGGCTTCCCGCTCTACAAGGCCGCGAAGCTGGAGAGCGAGGCCTTCAAGCTGGACGCCGTGGAGACGCGCCGCCAGGTGTCCTTCAGCGCCGCCAACGCCTTCCTCGTCACCCTGGCCAACCAGCAGGTGTACCAGGCCGCCGAGCAGCGCCTGGCCTACGCGAAGCAGAGCCTGGCGGACGCACAGGCCCGCGCCAGCTCCGGGCTCGCCAGCACCAACGACGTCACCCGCGCGGAGCTGGAGCTGGCCACCGCTCATTCGAACCTCGCCGCCGCCCTGGGCACCGCGGAGACGAGCCGCCTGGAGCTGGGCTACCTGCTCGTGGAGCCCGTGCAGGGTGGGCTCGCGCCGCCGGAGCCGCTGCTCGCGGACGCCATCCAGCCCACGCCGCCCCTGGAGCTGCTCACGGAGGGGGCCACGGACCGGCGGCCGGACATCCTCTCCGCGCGCCTGCGCGTGCGCTCGCTGCGGGAGAACGCGAAGGAGCCCCTGGCTCGACTGCTGCCGTCCCTGGGCGCGAGCGCCCAGTACCGCCTCACCAACGAGGCGGGCCTCAACGGCAACGTCGGTGATGGCTTCCTCGCCCTGGACCTCACCTGGACGCTCTTCGACGGCGGCGCCCGCTACGCCGACCGCGACGAGCGCGTGGCCAACGCCAACGTCGCGGAGCTGAACACCCAGGCCGCGACGCGCCGCGTGCCGGTGGACATCGAGCAGGCTCGGGTCAATCTGGAGACGGCGCGGGCCGCGCTCGCGCAGAGCGAGCAGGCGGCGAAGGCAGCGCGCAAGAACGCCGCGGAAACAGGCATCCTCTACCGCCAGGGCCTGTCCACCGCGCTCACCCTGGCGGACGCGTCGCTCAGCCTCTTCGAGGCGGAGGTGGCGCTCGCGCAGAACCGCTATGGGCTGGGCGTGGCGTTGTTGGGCCTGCGGGCCGCTGTCGGACTGAATCCGCTGGGGAAGGAACCGTGA
- a CDS encoding putative metal-binding motif-containing protein, with product MRLFLVAVLASTLAGCSKGDELKSAALKVQVHYEGFRPGCVTLTVTDQAEVSRHVTKDVNVSAGAPPGTLSVAVFRQAGWSNDVKLLAQAHEQSCEGARVAIAEATASLAKDGITPVELLLAATDGDGDGYVVSSEGGTDCNDRDETVGGPKPWYADDDGDGYGNGLLPPRVVACEGPALTASRTGDCNDRDPLVHPDQVEFRCDGKDDNCDGVNDESFDVGRTCRDTLDCEGVTACGGTNGGSVCANTAVPAPYYVDTDGDGKAGTEAGRKCGPIPANASRDPSDCDESSRFRSPDLAEVCDRIDNDCSGGPDNGLACNLDWRTPVVTDGTKWNATATDGTTTIWVAGDGGKLARSQMDFTGGRYVTCDGDWKDAWVAASGELFLAGGKNNSGRFARVTVNAGECTLETNNVPQVVNGLIGIENPSGAPTLYGVTGGGRSFRWTPPAAPEQTQANQMDASLRAVSAAGRPDTLLAVGSRSARPVAFRFDAASSTWREEAISTTLTGELRGVHVVNANYAYAVGDNGMAFERTDGLWSAMKPLPSPYTSRDLQDVVAFGKTAVYVATIEAGGTGGSVLFFNGNEWSVVYTDVNSPARALRSLDGKTPTGVVTSGDRGAAASFVTTR from the coding sequence ATGCGTTTATTCCTGGTCGCTGTGCTCGCGAGCACCCTCGCGGGGTGCTCCAAGGGCGATGAGCTCAAGTCCGCCGCCCTGAAGGTGCAGGTTCATTACGAAGGATTTCGGCCGGGGTGCGTGACGCTGACCGTCACGGATCAGGCGGAGGTGTCCCGGCACGTCACGAAGGACGTGAACGTGTCCGCCGGTGCGCCTCCGGGCACGCTGTCCGTGGCGGTGTTCCGGCAGGCAGGCTGGAGCAACGACGTGAAGCTCCTGGCCCAGGCACACGAGCAGTCCTGCGAAGGCGCCCGGGTGGCGATCGCGGAGGCCACCGCGAGCCTCGCGAAGGACGGCATCACACCGGTGGAGCTGCTGCTGGCGGCCACGGACGGCGACGGCGACGGCTACGTCGTTTCGTCCGAAGGCGGCACGGACTGCAACGACCGCGACGAGACCGTGGGCGGTCCCAAGCCCTGGTACGCGGACGATGATGGCGATGGTTACGGCAACGGGCTCCTGCCGCCCCGCGTGGTGGCATGCGAGGGGCCCGCGCTGACCGCGTCACGCACCGGCGACTGCAACGATCGCGACCCTCTGGTTCACCCGGATCAGGTGGAGTTCCGGTGCGATGGCAAGGACGACAACTGCGATGGCGTGAACGACGAGTCGTTCGACGTGGGCAGGACGTGCCGTGACACGCTCGACTGTGAGGGAGTGACGGCCTGTGGCGGCACGAATGGGGGCAGCGTCTGCGCCAACACCGCCGTCCCCGCTCCCTACTACGTGGACACGGATGGAGACGGAAAGGCGGGCACGGAGGCGGGCCGGAAGTGCGGACCGATCCCCGCGAACGCGAGCAGGGATCCATCCGACTGTGACGAGAGCTCCCGCTTCCGCTCACCGGACCTGGCGGAGGTCTGCGACCGGATCGACAACGATTGCAGCGGTGGGCCCGACAATGGCCTGGCTTGCAACCTGGACTGGCGGACGCCCGTGGTGACCGACGGCACGAAATGGAATGCGACCGCGACGGATGGAACGACGACGATCTGGGTCGCGGGTGATGGCGGCAAGCTGGCCCGATCCCAGATGGATTTCACCGGGGGCCGGTACGTCACCTGCGACGGTGACTGGAAGGACGCGTGGGTCGCGGCCTCCGGAGAGTTGTTCCTCGCGGGCGGCAAGAACAACTCCGGCCGCTTCGCGCGGGTGACCGTGAACGCGGGCGAGTGCACGCTGGAGACCAACAACGTCCCCCAGGTCGTGAACGGCCTCATCGGTATCGAGAATCCATCGGGAGCGCCGACGCTCTACGGAGTCACAGGGGGTGGCAGGAGCTTCCGGTGGACGCCTCCCGCCGCTCCGGAACAGACGCAGGCGAACCAGATGGACGCAAGCCTGCGCGCCGTCAGCGCCGCGGGCCGCCCGGACACGCTCCTGGCCGTGGGAAGCAGGAGCGCCAGGCCCGTCGCGTTCCGGTTCGACGCGGCGAGTTCCACCTGGAGAGAAGAGGCGATTTCCACGACACTCACGGGCGAACTGCGAGGCGTCCACGTCGTCAACGCAAACTACGCCTACGCGGTGGGCGACAACGGAATGGCCTTCGAACGGACCGACGGATTGTGGAGCGCGATGAAGCCCCTGCCCTCGCCTTACACGAGCCGCGACCTCCAGGACGTCGTGGCCTTTGGAAAGACTGCGGTCTACGTGGCGACCATCGAGGCGGGCGGCACCGGAGGGTCCGTCCTCTTCTTCAACGGCAACGAGTGGAGCGTCGTCTACACCGACGTGAATTCTCCAGCCCGGGCCCTGCGCTCCCTGGACGGGAAGACGCCCACGGGGGTCGTCACCTCGGGGGACCGGGGCGCGGCCGCCAGCTTCGTCACGACGCGTTGA
- a CDS encoding efflux RND transporter periplasmic adaptor subunit, which translates to MQRTGVLALSLAVLSLAPGCKKEATAQGGKAAGRGPLQFPVEVAPVESRDVEYAVSAVGAVEAFESVQITARVPGALERVSFTEGQTVKKGDTLAEIEPARYAIAVRAAEAVLQKAQAALVEAKAGAQRRAEVNAQSPGLLPAEQLETYQARAATAQADVSAAKAALDQAQLNQRDAYVRAPMDGVLQTRTVQTGQYVQPGVVLATLLRREPLLLRFNVPAADVTRITPGMPARFTVRSDGGAYEAKITYVSASADTQSRMVAVTAEVTGEAAQKLRPGAFATVSVPVESRGGSPVIPQTAIRPSERGFLAFVVTDNKARERILELGLRTPDGRVEVKEGLKPGETLVVRGAEALRDGVAVRVEQERPKPKVGGEQPPAEARGDTNPNAGAEGRP; encoded by the coding sequence ATGCAACGCACTGGTGTGCTGGCCCTGTCGCTGGCCGTGCTGTCCCTGGCCCCTGGCTGCAAGAAGGAAGCGACCGCGCAAGGTGGCAAGGCCGCGGGCCGGGGCCCCCTCCAGTTCCCCGTGGAGGTCGCGCCCGTGGAGTCGCGCGACGTGGAGTACGCGGTCAGCGCCGTGGGCGCGGTGGAGGCCTTCGAAAGCGTGCAGATCACCGCGCGTGTCCCGGGCGCCCTGGAGCGGGTGTCCTTCACCGAAGGCCAGACGGTGAAGAAGGGCGACACGCTCGCGGAGATCGAACCCGCGCGCTACGCCATCGCCGTGCGCGCCGCGGAGGCCGTGCTGCAGAAGGCCCAGGCCGCGCTGGTGGAGGCCAAGGCCGGCGCCCAGCGCCGCGCGGAGGTCAACGCGCAGAGCCCGGGCCTGCTGCCCGCCGAACAGCTGGAGACGTACCAGGCCCGCGCCGCCACCGCCCAGGCGGACGTGTCGGCCGCGAAGGCGGCGTTGGATCAAGCGCAGCTCAACCAGCGCGACGCGTACGTGCGCGCCCCCATGGACGGCGTCCTCCAGACGCGCACCGTGCAGACGGGCCAGTACGTGCAGCCGGGCGTGGTGCTGGCCACGCTCCTGCGCCGCGAACCGCTGCTCCTGCGCTTCAACGTGCCCGCGGCGGACGTGACGCGGATCACCCCGGGGATGCCCGCGCGCTTCACGGTGCGCTCGGACGGTGGGGCGTACGAGGCGAAGATCACCTACGTGTCCGCGAGCGCGGACACGCAGAGCCGCATGGTGGCGGTGACCGCGGAGGTGACGGGAGAGGCCGCGCAGAAGCTGCGCCCGGGCGCCTTCGCCACGGTGAGCGTGCCGGTGGAGTCGCGCGGAGGCAGCCCGGTGATTCCGCAGACAGCCATCCGCCCCAGCGAGCGCGGCTTCCTGGCGTTCGTGGTGACGGACAACAAGGCGCGCGAGCGCATCCTGGAGCTGGGCCTGCGCACGCCGGACGGGCGGGTGGAGGTGAAGGAAGGCCTCAAGCCCGGTGAGACGCTGGTGGTGCGCGGCGCGGAGGCCCTGCGCGACGGCGTGGCCGTGCGCGTGGAGCAGGAGCGCCCGAAGCCGAAGGTGGGAGGCGAGCAGCCCCCGGCCGAGGCCCGCGGCGACACGAACCCGAACGCGGGCGCCGAGGGCCGGCCATGA
- a CDS encoding ABC transporter ATP-binding protein, protein MDLRAEALTLRYGIRTVLEPTDCHVPPGTQALVLGRSGSGKTTLLKAFAGLLRPSSGRVTWDGQDVSRLSAPERRAQQASFGFVFQTDALFDSLTVRQNVMQPLLRRRVPEDEARERTDAVLRSVGLADAADTLPERLSGGMKKRAGLARAIAARPAVLLADDPFAGLDPGTARQVARVLLEVAGQGTLLVAAPEAPVDLPLPRWLYLRSGRLVHDGAPAPQLESAPDEALA, encoded by the coding sequence ATGGACCTGCGCGCCGAAGCCCTGACCCTCCGTTACGGTATCCGGACCGTGCTGGAGCCCACGGATTGCCACGTCCCGCCCGGCACGCAGGCGCTGGTGCTGGGACGTTCGGGGTCGGGCAAGACGACGCTCCTGAAGGCCTTCGCGGGCCTCCTGCGCCCCTCTTCCGGTCGGGTGACGTGGGACGGACAGGACGTCTCCAGGCTCTCGGCGCCGGAGCGGCGCGCGCAGCAGGCGTCGTTCGGCTTCGTGTTCCAGACGGACGCGCTCTTCGACTCGCTGACGGTGCGGCAGAACGTGATGCAGCCATTGCTCCGCCGTCGCGTGCCGGAAGACGAGGCCCGCGAGCGGACGGATGCGGTGCTGCGCTCGGTGGGGCTGGCGGACGCGGCGGACACGCTGCCGGAGCGGCTGTCCGGCGGCATGAAGAAGCGCGCGGGGCTCGCGAGGGCGATCGCGGCGAGGCCGGCGGTGCTGCTGGCGGATGATCCGTTCGCGGGCCTGGATCCCGGCACGGCGCGTCAGGTCGCGAGGGTGCTCCTGGAGGTCGCTGGCCAGGGAACGCTGTTGGTGGCGGCGCCGGAAGCGCCGGTGGATCTTCCCCTGCCCCGCTGGTTGTACCTGCGAAGCGGCAGACTGGTGCACGATGGGGCCCCGGCGCCGCAGCTCGAAAGCGCGCCGGACGAGGCCCTCGCATGA